A window from Ruficoccus amylovorans encodes these proteins:
- a CDS encoding general secretion pathway protein GspK, translated as MFRWSESIRARRGAVLMIVLVMVFVASVLVVRVVEELTLQIRAKTAQVSRDELRYVGLSALEATLGVLGEFKEIDGHLHGPGQGWSDPLAYASTLEWPEGVTIEVTVTDETGKFPLNEVTTTELTAFFNTLDINTSDAETMSDSLLDWMDEDEDTRLNGAEESFYEREDPPLSPANAPLSSWEALRYIKGFRDHFFDENGVPNSLYYRFIRSFSLHTSTDANVNTANEDVLETLADQAGFDVDYLIDHRSGRDRVVGTYDDEYYASADDLSFAGIAIGSAAVTYVCEILKVEVRVSFGEKAYLLTALVNTGEADQSESGGGSRSGSGASESGGTDGPNSGTPGSSGSGSSGGRSGAGTSGSGSVTESGSNYPFTIVKLVESMEVD; from the coding sequence ATGTTCCGCTGGTCTGAGAGTATCCGCGCGCGGCGGGGGGCGGTCCTGATGATCGTCCTGGTCATGGTCTTCGTGGCCTCGGTCCTCGTGGTCCGGGTCGTCGAGGAGCTGACCTTGCAGATCCGGGCAAAGACGGCCCAGGTCTCGCGGGACGAGTTGCGCTATGTGGGGCTTTCGGCGCTGGAGGCGACGCTCGGCGTGCTGGGCGAGTTCAAGGAAATCGACGGCCACCTGCACGGGCCGGGGCAGGGGTGGAGCGATCCGCTCGCCTACGCCTCGACGCTGGAGTGGCCGGAGGGCGTCACCATCGAAGTCACCGTGACGGACGAGACGGGCAAGTTCCCGCTCAACGAGGTGACCACCACTGAGCTGACCGCCTTTTTCAACACCCTGGACATCAACACCAGCGATGCCGAGACCATGAGCGACTCGCTGCTGGACTGGATGGACGAGGACGAGGACACCCGGCTCAATGGCGCGGAGGAGAGTTTCTATGAACGCGAAGACCCGCCGCTTTCCCCCGCCAATGCGCCCTTGAGCAGTTGGGAGGCGTTGCGGTATATCAAGGGCTTCCGCGACCATTTTTTTGACGAAAACGGCGTGCCCAATTCGCTCTATTACCGTTTTATCCGCTCGTTTTCTCTGCACACCTCCACTGACGCCAACGTGAACACCGCCAACGAAGACGTGCTCGAAACGCTCGCCGATCAGGCGGGATTCGACGTGGACTACCTCATCGACCACCGCAGTGGCCGGGACCGCGTGGTCGGCACATACGACGACGAGTACTACGCCAGCGCGGACGATCTCTCGTTCGCGGGCATCGCCATCGGCAGCGCCGCGGTCACTTACGTGTGCGAGATTCTCAAAGTCGAGGTGCGGGTGAGTTTCGGCGAAAAGGCGTACCTGCTGACGGCGCTGGTCAATACCGGCGAGGCCGATCAGTCGGAGAGCGGCGGGGGGAGTCGTTCCGGATCGGGTGCGTCGGAGAGCGGGGGCACCGATGGGCCAAACTCCGGCACACCGGGCAGCTCCGGCAGCGGGTCCTCGGGCGGTCGGTCCGGCGCGGGCA
- a CDS encoding PulJ/GspJ family protein gives MKTRAHRVGRGGFTLIEVVMAIFLGGLLLTAAASFIFGIFQLKVNLEERPAFEEHIEGVERFLAFAFENAITGDSDDEAESAVTFAEIPGRSIGQDEVLSFRLPGELPLFVEPETYLPAVTCYLVFDREDGLYLLWQTDAMASEDTDDLRRTPLSPYGTSLVYAYYDADDDDWEESTEPETADAGGLKLPDMIKVIFTHPEDEHTETIVILLPPTEADVPLV, from the coding sequence ATGAAGACGCGGGCACACAGAGTCGGACGCGGCGGCTTCACCCTGATCGAGGTGGTGATGGCGATCTTTCTTGGAGGACTGCTGTTGACGGCAGCCGCGTCGTTTATTTTCGGGATTTTCCAGCTCAAGGTCAACCTGGAGGAACGTCCGGCCTTCGAGGAGCACATCGAGGGGGTCGAGCGTTTCCTCGCCTTCGCCTTCGAAAACGCCATCACCGGGGACAGCGACGACGAGGCGGAGTCAGCCGTCACCTTTGCGGAGATCCCCGGCCGGAGCATCGGTCAGGACGAGGTGTTGAGTTTTCGCCTGCCGGGCGAGTTGCCGCTCTTTGTCGAGCCCGAGACTTACCTGCCCGCGGTGACGTGCTACCTGGTTTTTGACCGCGAGGACGGGCTTTACCTGCTCTGGCAGACCGATGCCATGGCCTCCGAGGACACGGACGACCTGCGCCGCACCCCGCTCTCGCCCTACGGGACGAGCCTCGTTTACGCCTACTATGACGCGGACGACGACGATTGGGAGGAGTCCACCGAGCCGGAAACCGCCGACGCGGGCGGGCTCAAGTTACCCGACATGATCAAGGTCATTTTTACCCACCCCGAAGACGAACACACGGAGACGATTGTGATTCTCCTGCCACCGACGGAGGCCGATGTTCCGCTGGTCTGA